From the Maioricimonas rarisocia genome, one window contains:
- a CDS encoding FliA/WhiG family RNA polymerase sigma factor has product MATKVATDVQQLWADYKQDQTNQDLRNRLIEQYFPLVRFNAERVWAKLPDGVDLNDLISAGVFGLMDAIEAFDLERGVKFETYCVPRIRGAMLDELRTMDWVPRLVRSKASKLEAARKELEAKVGRPPTDIELATKLELSAEEFEKLKSEANAVNLVSLNKKWYETDSYKDVREIDIIEDTKGEDPTRGIQKRDLMRLVTRGLNRNERLIIILYYYEELTMKEIGQTLGLSESRVSQMHSSIVARLKDQLRRRRPEFA; this is encoded by the coding sequence ATGGCCACGAAGGTCGCTACCGATGTTCAGCAACTATGGGCAGATTACAAGCAGGATCAGACGAATCAGGACCTCCGGAATCGCCTGATCGAGCAATACTTCCCACTCGTGCGGTTCAACGCCGAACGCGTGTGGGCAAAGCTGCCCGACGGAGTCGACCTGAACGATCTGATTTCTGCTGGCGTGTTCGGACTCATGGACGCGATCGAGGCATTTGACCTCGAGCGCGGCGTGAAGTTCGAGACGTACTGCGTCCCCCGCATCCGGGGTGCCATGCTCGACGAGCTGCGCACCATGGACTGGGTGCCGCGACTGGTACGCAGCAAAGCCAGCAAGCTTGAAGCCGCCCGCAAGGAACTGGAGGCGAAAGTCGGTCGTCCACCGACCGATATCGAGCTCGCCACGAAGCTCGAGCTTTCCGCCGAAGAGTTCGAGAAGCTCAAGTCCGAAGCGAACGCCGTCAATCTCGTCAGCCTCAACAAGAAGTGGTACGAGACCGACAGCTACAAAGACGTTCGCGAGATCGACATCATCGAAGACACCAAGGGGGAAGATCCCACCCGGGGGATCCAGAAGCGGGACCTGATGCGGCTGGTCACCCGCGGACTCAATCGCAACGAGCGACTGATCATCATCCTCTACTACTACGAAGAGCTGACGATGAAGGAGATCGGCCAGACACTGGGCCTCTCTGAGAGTCGCGTCAGTCAGATGCACTCGAGCATCGTCGCCCGGCTCAAGGACCAGCTCCGCCGTCGCCGGCCCGAGTTCGCCTGA
- a CDS encoding glutamine--tRNA ligase/YqeY domain fusion protein — translation MATDETSKPRDFIREIVANDIAAGTNDGRVQSRFPPEPNGYLHIGHAKSICLNFGIAKEFGGRCNLRFDDTNPTKEDVEYVESIQEDIRWLGFDWDELHFASDYFEQLYDWACELIRKGLAYVDSQSLDEIRAQRGTATEPGTASPYRDRSVEENLDLFAKMRSGEFEDGTHVLRAKIDMASPHLIMRDPLMYRIRHAHHHRTGDEWCIYPMYDYAHGQSDSIEQITHSLCSLEFETHRRLYDWFIEKLEIFPSKQYEFARLSLTYTIMSKRKLLELVQEGKVDGWDDPRMPTLRGLRRRGYTAEAIRNFCSEIGVTKYPGMTDMVVLENSLRNDLNKRAERRMAVLKPLKVVITNYPEGQVEELDAVNNPEDESAGTRKVPFSRELFIEQDDFMEDPPKKFFRLGPGREVRLRWAYFLKCEDVVKDDAGNIVELRCTYDPETKGGSAPDGRKVKGTIHWVSAAHAVEAEVRLYDHLLKIEDASDVPEAEDWKNYLNENSLEVLTGCRLEPSLAEAEPGNPVQFERLGYFTVDSKHSRPEKLVFNRSVTLRDTWAKVKKKG, via the coding sequence ATGGCCACGGACGAAACCAGCAAGCCCCGCGATTTCATTCGCGAGATCGTCGCCAACGATATTGCGGCCGGCACGAACGACGGACGGGTGCAGTCCCGCTTCCCGCCGGAGCCGAACGGCTACCTGCATATCGGCCATGCGAAGTCCATCTGCCTGAACTTCGGAATTGCCAAAGAGTTCGGAGGCCGGTGCAACCTCCGCTTCGACGATACCAATCCGACCAAAGAAGACGTCGAGTACGTCGAGTCGATCCAGGAGGACATCCGCTGGCTCGGTTTCGACTGGGACGAACTTCACTTTGCCAGCGACTACTTCGAGCAGCTTTACGACTGGGCCTGCGAGTTGATCCGCAAGGGGCTGGCTTACGTCGACAGCCAGTCGCTCGACGAAATTCGGGCCCAGCGGGGAACCGCTACCGAGCCGGGGACGGCGAGCCCGTACCGGGACCGGTCCGTCGAGGAGAACCTGGACCTGTTCGCGAAGATGCGGTCCGGCGAGTTCGAAGACGGCACCCACGTACTGCGGGCGAAGATCGACATGGCCAGTCCGCACCTGATCATGCGCGATCCCCTGATGTACCGGATCCGCCACGCTCACCATCACCGGACCGGCGACGAATGGTGCATCTACCCGATGTACGACTACGCGCATGGCCAGAGTGACTCGATCGAGCAGATTACCCATTCGCTCTGTTCTCTCGAGTTCGAGACGCATCGCCGGCTGTACGACTGGTTCATCGAGAAGCTGGAGATCTTTCCGTCGAAGCAGTACGAGTTCGCCCGACTCTCCCTCACCTACACCATCATGAGCAAGCGGAAGCTGCTCGAACTGGTCCAGGAAGGGAAGGTGGACGGCTGGGACGATCCCCGCATGCCGACGCTGCGGGGCCTGCGTCGCCGCGGCTACACCGCCGAAGCGATCCGCAACTTCTGCAGCGAGATCGGCGTGACGAAGTATCCGGGGATGACCGACATGGTCGTCCTGGAGAATTCACTGCGAAACGACCTCAACAAGCGGGCCGAGCGGCGGATGGCCGTCCTCAAGCCACTCAAGGTGGTCATCACCAACTACCCGGAAGGACAGGTCGAGGAGCTGGACGCGGTCAACAATCCGGAAGACGAGTCGGCCGGCACACGGAAGGTTCCCTTCAGCCGGGAGCTGTTCATCGAGCAGGACGACTTCATGGAAGACCCGCCGAAGAAGTTCTTCCGGCTCGGTCCCGGTCGCGAAGTCCGTCTGCGGTGGGCGTACTTCCTCAAGTGTGAGGACGTCGTGAAAGACGACGCCGGGAACATCGTCGAGCTGCGGTGCACTTACGATCCCGAGACGAAGGGGGGAAGTGCTCCCGACGGCCGGAAGGTGAAGGGGACGATTCACTGGGTGAGTGCCGCCCATGCCGTTGAGGCGGAGGTCCGGCTCTACGATCATCTGCTGAAGATCGAAGACGCGAGCGACGTCCCCGAAGCGGAGGACTGGAAGAACTACCTGAACGAGAACTCGCTGGAGGTGCTGACCGGCTGCCGGCTGGAGCCGTCGCTGGCCGAGGCGGAGCCGGGCAATCCGGTGCAGTTCGAGCGGCTGGGATACTTTACGGTCGATTCGAAGCACAGCCGACCGGAGAAGCTGGTCTTCAACCGGAGCGTGACGCTGCGAGACACGTGGGCGAAGGTGAAGAAGAAGGGGTGA
- the flhF gene encoding flagellar biosynthesis protein FlhF — protein sequence MDRQTHHNLATPTELRTFRAASMQEALAIVRQELGPDAVVVQTRQVKVRRRLPWRRREFATEITARIEPAESPRTTRWESLASEPPTSHQSSQVDASPDVHIDRPADIAPAGSRFTSMDSLLNQYSNASRSTPHADIPDELFHLYAELIDAEVEDSDARELVCELNQRRPEVPDDQLRSVLEQLVANRIECCGPIRTTPGQRRVVALVGPTGVGKTTTIAKLAATLRLQQGVRTGLVTVDTYRVAAVEQLRTYADIMDLPMKVVTSPREMREAVEELSHLDLVLIDTAGRSPRDELRIQELRSFLTEADVDEVHLVVSLSSSIRSLQMIADRFRPVGTTAMLLTKLDEAPAFGGILSAAMRVPLPVSYFTTGQDVPDDIEPARADRAASLLLRPDYDLSLTDPAAR from the coding sequence ATGGACAGACAAACCCACCACAACCTGGCCACGCCGACGGAACTGCGGACATTTCGGGCTGCCTCCATGCAGGAGGCGCTCGCGATCGTCCGGCAGGAACTCGGTCCCGATGCCGTCGTCGTGCAGACGCGACAGGTCAAGGTCCGTCGCCGCCTCCCCTGGCGCCGTCGCGAGTTCGCTACCGAGATCACTGCCCGCATCGAGCCGGCAGAGAGCCCCCGGACGACACGGTGGGAGTCCCTCGCCAGCGAGCCGCCCACGTCGCACCAGAGCAGTCAGGTTGATGCCTCGCCGGACGTCCACATCGACCGGCCTGCCGACATCGCGCCGGCCGGCTCCCGGTTCACGTCGATGGACTCGCTCCTCAACCAGTACAGCAACGCGTCCCGTTCGACGCCACACGCCGACATCCCCGACGAACTGTTCCATCTCTACGCGGAGCTGATCGACGCCGAAGTCGAAGACAGCGACGCGAGGGAACTGGTCTGCGAACTCAACCAGCGTCGTCCGGAAGTCCCCGACGACCAGCTGCGGAGCGTCCTCGAGCAACTCGTCGCCAATCGGATCGAGTGCTGCGGACCGATTCGCACCACACCGGGCCAGCGGCGCGTCGTCGCCCTGGTCGGTCCGACCGGCGTCGGTAAGACAACGACGATCGCCAAGCTTGCCGCGACGCTGCGATTGCAGCAGGGCGTGCGGACCGGCCTGGTCACGGTCGACACGTACCGCGTTGCCGCGGTCGAACAATTACGAACATACGCGGACATCATGGACCTGCCGATGAAGGTCGTCACCAGTCCCCGCGAGATGCGCGAGGCCGTCGAAGAGCTGAGCCATCTCGACCTGGTGCTGATTGACACGGCTGGTCGCAGTCCGCGCGATGAACTACGAATCCAGGAACTGCGGAGCTTTCTGACCGAGGCCGACGTCGACGAGGTTCACCTCGTGGTCAGTCTCTCCAGCAGCATCCGCAGCCTGCAGATGATTGCCGACCGGTTCCGACCGGTTGGAACCACCGCCATGCTCCTCACGAAGCTGGACGAAGCGCCGGCGTTCGGAGGGATCCTGTCGGCGGCCATGCGGGTCCCCCTTCCAGTCAGTTACTTCACGACAGGGCAGGACGTACCGGACGACATCGAGCCGGCACGGGCCGACCGTGCCGCATCACTTCTGCTGCGTCCCGATTACGACCTGTCCCTCACCGATCCCGCCGCCCGTTAA
- a CDS encoding flagellar biosynthesis protein FlhA gives MPFWSGSGLRDSISQRLNLIFPLLIVSAVLVLVVPMPPVLLDLLLTANITLAVVILLTTISVGNPLEFSAFPAILLGTTLARLVLNVASTRLILTRAADHGTNAAGGLVDAFGDFVTAGSPTVGLIIFIILIAIQFLVITRGATRISEVAARFALDGMPGRQMAVDADLSNGLISREEAIQRRNDIARHADFYGAMDGASKFVRGDAVAGIVITLVNILGGLFIGVVQEGLDFAQAIQVFTTLTIGDGLVSQLPAFLIAIAAGMIVTRSSAKQDFSHEVAGQLLGDARVLWVAAAFLAVLAVTGLPTVPLLGLAVACSVVALLIPATEPEPEPTPEPEPAAPPKAAAPKAPQPGDQLRLEPLELELGIGLIRLADPSSGGDLLQRVTRVRGQIAQDLGFLLPKVRIRDNLQLDPRTYRIKLREVPVADGTAYQDAWLAVGSDDASLTGIAADDPATGRPGRWIASDEREHARELGCDVHDPQAVMTRHLESIVRAHSAELLTLQHVHDLLENLKRQAAHTVEQLIPDIMTTAQVHRVLCNLLREQVPIRDLETIVETLAVAAPIVASLDEATEQVRLALARTITQRYRDHEGTLHVMPLDEELESMLLDRSRQLPAGSESIFTAEERTALKEAVAERMQRQERSGRTQCLVCDPQLRAALSRLLRGQSPSVPVLSRTELAGEPRIRIHAAVQLNTESIPVA, from the coding sequence ATGCCCTTCTGGTCAGGATCCGGGCTGCGCGACTCGATCTCGCAGCGCCTGAATCTGATATTCCCGCTGCTGATCGTCAGCGCCGTCCTGGTGCTGGTCGTTCCGATGCCGCCGGTCCTTCTCGACCTGCTGCTGACGGCCAACATCACGCTGGCTGTCGTCATTCTGCTGACGACGATCTCCGTTGGAAACCCGCTCGAGTTCAGCGCCTTCCCCGCCATTCTGCTGGGAACGACGCTCGCCCGACTGGTGCTCAATGTCGCCTCGACGCGACTCATCCTGACGCGGGCCGCCGATCACGGCACCAACGCCGCCGGAGGCCTCGTCGATGCCTTCGGGGACTTCGTCACGGCCGGCTCTCCCACGGTCGGTCTGATCATCTTCATCATTCTCATCGCGATCCAGTTTCTGGTGATTACCAGGGGAGCCACGCGCATCAGCGAAGTGGCCGCCCGGTTCGCTCTGGATGGAATGCCCGGCCGTCAGATGGCGGTCGATGCCGACCTGAGCAACGGACTGATCTCCCGCGAAGAAGCCATTCAGCGTCGCAACGACATCGCCCGCCATGCCGACTTCTACGGTGCCATGGATGGTGCCAGCAAGTTCGTGCGGGGTGACGCGGTGGCCGGAATCGTGATCACGCTGGTCAACATCCTCGGCGGCCTGTTCATCGGTGTCGTCCAGGAAGGTCTCGACTTCGCTCAGGCCATTCAGGTCTTCACCACGCTGACAATCGGAGACGGCCTCGTCTCGCAGCTGCCGGCGTTCCTGATCGCCATCGCCGCGGGCATGATTGTCACCCGCAGTTCTGCGAAGCAGGATTTCTCACACGAAGTTGCCGGCCAGCTCCTGGGTGACGCCCGCGTCCTCTGGGTGGCCGCCGCCTTCCTCGCGGTTCTGGCCGTCACCGGACTCCCCACCGTCCCCCTGCTGGGACTGGCCGTTGCCTGCAGCGTGGTGGCCCTCCTGATTCCTGCCACCGAACCGGAACCTGAACCCACGCCGGAACCGGAACCGGCCGCTCCCCCCAAAGCGGCTGCCCCCAAGGCTCCGCAGCCGGGCGACCAGTTGCGACTCGAACCACTCGAACTGGAGCTGGGCATCGGCCTGATCCGTCTGGCCGACCCGAGTTCCGGCGGCGATCTGCTGCAGCGTGTCACCCGTGTCCGTGGCCAGATTGCCCAGGACCTCGGCTTCCTGCTGCCCAAGGTTCGCATCCGCGACAACCTGCAGCTGGATCCCCGCACCTACCGCATCAAGCTGCGAGAAGTCCCCGTCGCCGATGGAACCGCCTACCAGGACGCCTGGCTGGCCGTCGGATCTGACGACGCCTCCCTCACCGGCATCGCCGCGGACGACCCTGCCACCGGCCGGCCCGGACGCTGGATCGCCAGCGACGAACGGGAACACGCCCGGGAACTCGGCTGCGACGTCCACGATCCCCAGGCGGTGATGACCCGCCATCTGGAATCCATCGTCCGCGCCCACAGTGCCGAATTGCTCACCCTGCAGCACGTCCACGACCTGCTGGAGAACCTGAAACGTCAGGCCGCTCACACCGTCGAGCAGCTCATACCAGACATCATGACCACCGCCCAGGTTCACCGTGTCCTGTGCAACCTGCTGCGGGAACAGGTGCCGATTCGCGACCTCGAGACCATCGTCGAGACGCTGGCCGTGGCCGCGCCGATCGTTGCCAGTCTCGACGAAGCGACCGAGCAGGTTCGCCTGGCACTGGCCCGAACAATCACTCAGCGGTATCGCGACCACGAAGGCACTCTTCATGTGATGCCGCTCGACGAAGAGCTGGAATCCATGCTGCTGGACCGCAGCCGGCAACTGCCGGCAGGGTCGGAAAGCATCTTCACCGCGGAGGAACGAACCGCCCTGAAGGAAGCCGTCGCCGAACGCATGCAACGGCAGGAGCGCTCCGGACGCACACAGTGTCTGGTCTGCGATCCGCAACTGCGTGCGGCACTCTCGCGGCTGCTGCGAGGTCAGTCACCATCCGTCCCGGTCCTCAGCCGTACGGAACTGGCTGGCGAGCCTCGCATTCGCATCCATGCAGCGGTTCAACTGAACACCGAATCCATCCCGGTCGCCTGA
- a CDS encoding sialidase family protein: MRSRLLLLSLLFVGALFVTSARADEPHYAAELIFPLDDQHNHAPGIAELSNGDLVVSWYRGSGERRADDVAVYGSRRLKGSSGWSAPFLMADTPGFPDCNTCLMVDRQDRLWLFWPVILANTWESCLTHYKVSTQPIGSGPVEWYEDGMILLKPGEFHEEAQTVLDQLLGQLGRPLTDREQQEVDTGMRLMKDPLYRRLGWQPRCKPTVLPSGRILLPLYSDTYSFSIMAISDDDGATWYASKPLIGFGAIQPAVLRRDDGTLVAYMRENGVTGKIRVAESRDDGLTWGPVGTSDLPNPGSGLDGVRLQNGNWVLVYNDTTEGRHSLAVSLSEDGGKTWIVTRHLEQHEPGGGQYHYPAIIQTRDGRLHCVYSYFVDGGKSMKHAEFSEAWIRAGDK; encoded by the coding sequence ATGCGCTCACGTCTGTTGCTGCTCTCCCTCCTGTTCGTCGGTGCGCTGTTTGTCACGAGTGCCCGGGCTGACGAACCTCACTACGCTGCCGAGCTGATCTTTCCGCTCGACGATCAGCACAATCACGCGCCCGGTATTGCCGAGTTGTCCAATGGCGATCTGGTCGTCTCCTGGTATCGCGGCTCGGGGGAGCGTCGTGCGGATGACGTCGCCGTCTACGGCAGTCGCCGCCTCAAAGGGAGCAGCGGCTGGTCCGCACCGTTCCTGATGGCCGACACTCCCGGCTTTCCCGACTGCAACACCTGCCTGATGGTCGACCGGCAGGATCGGTTGTGGCTGTTCTGGCCGGTCATCCTCGCCAACACGTGGGAATCCTGCCTGACGCACTACAAGGTCTCCACCCAGCCGATCGGCAGCGGCCCGGTCGAGTGGTACGAGGACGGAATGATCCTGCTCAAACCGGGCGAGTTTCACGAGGAAGCACAGACGGTTCTCGACCAGTTGCTCGGACAACTGGGGCGACCGCTGACGGATCGGGAACAGCAGGAAGTCGATACCGGCATGCGGTTGATGAAGGATCCGCTTTATCGCCGGCTCGGCTGGCAACCGCGGTGCAAACCGACCGTGCTTCCCTCCGGCCGGATTCTGCTGCCGCTCTACAGCGATACATATTCGTTCTCGATCATGGCGATCAGCGATGACGACGGAGCCACCTGGTACGCCAGCAAACCGCTCATCGGCTTTGGTGCGATCCAGCCGGCGGTGCTCCGCCGCGATGACGGGACACTCGTCGCTTACATGCGTGAGAATGGCGTGACAGGAAAGATTCGCGTCGCCGAGTCACGCGATGACGGTCTGACGTGGGGACCGGTCGGCACGAGTGACCTGCCCAATCCCGGTTCGGGCCTGGATGGTGTGCGATTGCAGAACGGAAACTGGGTGCTCGTCTACAACGACACGACCGAGGGCCGGCACAGTCTGGCGGTTTCGCTCTCCGAGGATGGGGGAAAGACATGGATCGTCACTCGACACCTGGAGCAGCACGAACCGGGGGGCGGCCAGTATCACTACCCGGCGATCATTCAGACGCGCGACGGTCGGCTGCACTGCGTCTACAGCTACTTCGTCGACGGTGGCAAGAGCATGAAGCACGCTGAATTCAGCGAGGCGTGGATTCGCGCCGGGGACAAATGA